In the Deltaproteobacteria bacterium genome, one interval contains:
- a CDS encoding GAF domain-containing protein — MRRPRVSPAAAGLSFPATTLSTDVSETLDALAELSTTLFGCEAACFLVWDHAGDVLRPGLQRGLSARAAARFAKALVHRGTSPVWDRVLGRGQPLVTLSDIAAPAQACWWHGWRAYASPLRLHQSHRLHGVLCLLYRAPITAGRIPNQAMLSPWCATAALAINYAQLAEHERAVAQGAMAVSASLAELAAPTELRTVLDRLCQRALPTIGARACAVLLRDSASGSLRLSALAGASADFIGLAATKQWPDTLGARPTARGYWTVGAELLARLLPVDPVTDDLGPALFVPILHDKLPVGVIAVVARRVARGFTKAQVQLVRNLAERAAVAVETARLYQRATLLSELATAPPYPFDRHRYLTELADRTRRVLGACRCSVWLWHAHEDRLALAGCAAPPPVPRRQQRLHPRDFAPWSPTLEPAAAGVTHLALAANSPLAKWAGEGSALLAPVRSGTRLLGAVLAGAPPGDGAYNDSHARILAGIADTAAVRLEQQELLRQAARQERELARHRERERIARDLHDTVLQTLAGINLQLTALQQLGRPPAEAELAGLQQAVREQFEMIQEFLKRLRAAEPLPIDLRGEIQRLIAEYTTQGGQPQAHVLFSGCEKLAAAVAHELVFIVREALANVQKHAHTSHLWVSLTAQGDCIDLRVRDIGRGFPRAALAGRFVRQQFLPWSIRERVAVLGGRLRLESRPGRGSTLSVRIPYRSAPRAEPRSPRAPLIRAAGRPTPRTASAARRK, encoded by the coding sequence ATGCGGCGTCCGCGTGTATCGCCTGCTGCCGCCGGCCTCAGCTTTCCGGCAACAACGCTGAGTACTGACGTTAGCGAGACTCTCGATGCGCTGGCGGAGCTGAGCACGACGCTGTTCGGCTGCGAGGCCGCCTGCTTCTTGGTCTGGGATCACGCCGGCGACGTGCTGCGCCCTGGATTGCAGCGCGGTTTGTCAGCTCGCGCGGCGGCCCGTTTTGCCAAGGCGCTGGTGCACCGGGGGACGTCGCCGGTTTGGGATCGGGTACTCGGCCGCGGCCAGCCGCTGGTAACACTGTCTGACATTGCAGCGCCAGCGCAGGCATGCTGGTGGCACGGCTGGCGGGCATACGCCAGCCCGTTGCGGCTTCATCAATCGCACCGCCTGCACGGCGTGTTGTGCCTGTTATACCGTGCGCCCATCACGGCTGGGCGCATTCCCAACCAAGCGATGTTGTCTCCCTGGTGTGCCACTGCGGCACTAGCCATCAACTACGCCCAGCTCGCCGAGCACGAGCGAGCAGTGGCCCAGGGGGCCATGGCGGTGAGCGCAAGCCTGGCGGAACTGGCGGCGCCGACGGAGTTGCGCACCGTGCTCGATCGCCTGTGCCAGCGGGCTCTGCCCACAATCGGCGCACGCGCCTGCGCGGTACTGCTGCGCGACAGCGCCAGCGGCTCACTGCGGCTGAGCGCGCTCGCCGGCGCCTCGGCGGACTTCATCGGCCTGGCTGCAACCAAGCAGTGGCCGGACACCTTAGGGGCGCGCCCCACGGCCCGCGGCTACTGGACCGTCGGTGCCGAACTTCTCGCCCGCCTGCTGCCCGTCGACCCCGTCACCGACGACCTCGGACCCGCGCTCTTCGTGCCGATCCTGCACGACAAGCTGCCCGTCGGCGTCATCGCCGTCGTCGCCCGGCGGGTCGCCCGTGGCTTCACCAAGGCGCAGGTTCAGCTGGTGCGTAATCTGGCCGAGCGGGCCGCGGTCGCAGTCGAGACCGCGCGGCTCTACCAGCGCGCCACCCTGCTCAGCGAACTGGCCACGGCGCCGCCGTATCCGTTCGACCGCCACCGTTATCTCACGGAGTTGGCGGACAGAACCCGCCGGGTACTGGGCGCCTGCCGTTGCAGCGTCTGGCTGTGGCACGCGCACGAGGATCGCCTGGCGTTGGCGGGGTGCGCCGCGCCGCCGCCGGTCCCTCGCAGGCAGCAGCGCCTGCACCCGCGCGACTTCGCCCCTTGGAGCCCAACGCTGGAGCCGGCGGCGGCCGGGGTGACGCATCTGGCGCTGGCTGCCAACTCGCCGCTGGCCAAGTGGGCCGGCGAGGGTTCGGCCTTGCTCGCACCAGTCCGTAGCGGCACCCGGTTACTCGGGGCCGTACTCGCCGGCGCTCCGCCCGGTGACGGCGCTTACAACGACAGCCACGCCCGCATTCTGGCGGGCATTGCCGACACCGCCGCCGTGCGCCTCGAACAGCAAGAGCTACTGCGGCAGGCCGCCCGCCAAGAGCGCGAGCTGGCCCGCCACCGCGAGCGCGAGCGCATCGCCCGCGACCTGCACGACACCGTGCTGCAAACACTGGCCGGTATCAACTTGCAGCTGACCGCCTTACAACAACTGGGCCGGCCGCCGGCGGAAGCCGAGCTGGCCGGCTTGCAGCAAGCGGTCCGCGAGCAGTTCGAGATGATTCAGGAGTTCCTCAAGCGGCTGCGCGCCGCCGAGCCGCTGCCGATCGACCTGCGGGGCGAGATCCAACGCCTGATCGCCGAGTACACCACCCAGGGCGGCCAGCCGCAGGCTCACGTGCTCTTCAGCGGCTGCGAGAAGCTGGCGGCGGCGGTGGCGCACGAACTGGTCTTCATCGTGCGCGAGGCCCTGGCCAACGTGCAAAAGCACGCCCATACCTCCCACCTCTGGGTCAGCCTGACGGCCCAAGGCGACTGCATCGACCTGCGCGTGCGCGACATCGGTCGCGGCTTTCCGCGCGCCGCCCTGGCCGGGCGCTTCGTGCGCCAGCAATTTCTGCCGTGGTCCATCCGTGAGCGCGTGGCGGTGCTCGGCGGCCGCTTGCGCCTCGAGTCACGCCCAGGACGGGGCAGCACGTTGTCAGTGCGCATTCCCTATCGCAGCGCGCCGCGAGCCGAGCCTCGCAGCCCTCGGGCACCGCTCATCCGCGCCGCCGGCAGGCCTACTCCGCGCACAGCGTCTGCAGCACGTCGTAAGTGA